In one Gracilinanus agilis isolate LMUSP501 chromosome 6, AgileGrace, whole genome shotgun sequence genomic region, the following are encoded:
- the LOC123252631 gene encoding olfactory receptor 10AG1-like has protein sequence MEYSGGEMVRGNNSFAVEFILLGFSDLPHFHYILFGIFLVIYMSILLGNGLIILIAMVDPTLQTPMYFFLGNFSFLEICYTSVTIPRMLTDLWTKKQSISLLACAVQLGFLLMLGATECFLLTVMAYDRYMAICKPLNYPLIMNHKMCVQLVSGSWTIGIPVQLGLTYQIFSLPFCGSKTLNHIFCDIRPVLKVACGDTSVKEFSLYAIVVLFGLIPFLLILWSYIKIIGTILKLPSAMGRSKAFSTCSSHIIVVGLFFLSVIITYLQPKSTRYEGNDKFFSLFYTIVTPMFNPIIYTLRNKDVLVAMRKFFPIAEGR, from the coding sequence ATGGAATACTCAGGGGGTGAAATGGTAAGAGGAAATAATTCTTTTGCAGTAGAATTCATCCTCTTGGGATTCTCTGACCTTCCCCACTTCCATTatattctgtttggcattttcttAGTTATCTACATGAGTATCCTTTTGGGAAATGGCTTAATCATTTTAATAGCCATGGTTGATCCAACTCTCCAAACCCCCATGTATTTCTTCCTTGGaaatttttccttcttagaaATCTGTTATACTTCAGTAACCATTCCCAGAATGCTGACAGACCTTTGGACCAAGAAGCAAAGTATTTCTCTATTAGCTTGTGCTGTGCAACTTGGCTTTCTGCTTATGCTAGGAGCAACTGAGTGCTTCCTCCTGACTGTGATGGCTTATGACCGTTATATGGCTATTTGTAAGCCTCTGAACTATCCTCTCATCATGAACCATAAAATGTGTGTCCAGCTAGTTTCTGGCTCCTGGACCATTGGGATTCCAGTACAGCTAGGTCTGACATaccagattttctctctcccattctgtGGCTCTAAAACACTCAATCACATTTTCTGTGATATACGCCCAGTACTGAAAGTGGCCTGTGGTGATACTTCTGTAAAAGAATTCTCTCTTTATGcaattgttgttttgtttggtttgatTCCATTTCTGTTAATACTCTGGTCTTACATCAAAATCATAGGGACTATTCTGAAGCTGCCATCAGCCATGGGAAGATCCAAAGCCTTCTCCACATGTTCCTCACATATCATAGTCGTTGGTTTATTCTTTTTGTCTGTCATTATTACATATTTACAACCCAAATCTACTCGttatgaaggaaatgacaaatttttctctcttttttataccATAGTAACCCCAATGTTTAACCCCATTATATATACTCTCAGAAATAAGGATGTCCTAGTTGCAATGAGAAAATTCTTTCCAATAGCAGAAGGTCGGTAA